The Streptomyces sp. NBC_01353 genome contains a region encoding:
- a CDS encoding HEXXH motif domain-containing protein, with protein sequence MTLAPPHAAAFAELARTRSATRSASLLRSTLHARRLVLLKALSVRVHRHREAVDAAVFQRFAESWQLLERVEQRRPDVVRDLLDYPTTGTWLATALMEPLGPGLVRHLARLDILAVTAALRSGSPLDVTLDAPGGFLSLPGVGRLRAGGAGRVRIRARSRTVRIRSEGLTHRPPVVLVLSDRRTGALTGWGPGWTGLRVLSGSAARLDDLDPYRVPPGGIGSPARAGSDHAVTDRAAWSACWRSAQDLLVRTDPARAAEVRRAVHALVPLVPHGPGSSGATLSVAPGAVLTSLPSGAQDMAETLVHEVHHSKLATLHEFVPLYLPGRAAVHRVGWRSDPRPIAGVLHGAYAHLALTDLWRRAATAEGVSTPWRTSAGQQFDRFHDQVDEALAILLESDELTSEGREFVHQMRLHHASLGAAPRAAG encoded by the coding sequence ATGACCCTCGCCCCGCCGCACGCCGCGGCCTTCGCGGAGCTGGCCCGCACCCGCTCCGCGACCCGTAGCGCCTCCCTGCTGCGCTCCACCCTGCACGCCCGTCGCCTGGTGCTGCTCAAGGCCCTGTCGGTGCGTGTCCATCGGCACCGTGAGGCCGTCGACGCGGCCGTGTTCCAACGCTTCGCCGAATCCTGGCAGCTGCTGGAGCGGGTCGAACAACGCCGCCCCGATGTGGTCCGCGACCTGCTCGACTACCCCACGACCGGCACCTGGCTGGCCACCGCGCTCATGGAGCCGCTCGGGCCGGGCCTCGTCCGGCATCTCGCCCGGCTCGACATCCTCGCCGTCACGGCCGCCCTGCGGTCCGGCTCGCCCCTCGACGTCACCCTCGACGCCCCGGGCGGGTTCCTCTCGCTGCCCGGTGTCGGACGGCTGCGGGCGGGAGGCGCCGGTCGCGTCCGGATCCGGGCCCGGTCCCGTACCGTACGGATCCGTTCGGAGGGCCTGACGCACCGGCCGCCCGTCGTCCTGGTGCTCTCCGACCGGCGGACCGGCGCGCTGACCGGATGGGGGCCCGGCTGGACCGGGCTGCGCGTCCTGAGCGGCTCGGCCGCCCGCCTCGACGACCTCGACCCCTACCGGGTACCGCCCGGCGGTATCGGCAGCCCGGCCCGTGCGGGATCGGACCACGCGGTGACCGACCGGGCGGCCTGGTCCGCCTGTTGGCGATCCGCTCAGGACCTCCTGGTGCGCACCGACCCGGCCAGGGCGGCCGAGGTGCGCCGCGCGGTCCACGCGCTCGTGCCGCTGGTCCCTCATGGCCCGGGCTCCTCGGGGGCCACGCTGAGCGTCGCTCCCGGCGCCGTGCTGACCTCGCTGCCCTCCGGGGCGCAGGACATGGCCGAGACTCTGGTCCACGAGGTCCACCACAGCAAACTGGCCACGCTGCACGAGTTCGTACCGCTGTACCTGCCGGGACGGGCCGCAGTGCACCGGGTCGGCTGGCGGTCCGATCCAAGGCCCATCGCGGGCGTGCTCCACGGGGCCTACGCCCATCTGGCCCTGACCGATCTGTGGCGGCGCGCGGCCACGGCCGAGGGGGTGTCCACACCCTGGCGGACCAGTGCGGGGCAGCAGTTCGACCGTTTCCACGATCAGGTGGATGAGGCTCTGGCGATCCTGCTTGAATCAGATGAACTGACCAGTGAGGGGCGGGAGTTCGTCCATCAAATGAGGCTGCACCACGCGAGCCTGGGCGCGGCCCCGAGGGCGGCTGGGTAA
- a CDS encoding multifunctional oxoglutarate decarboxylase/oxoglutarate dehydrogenase thiamine pyrophosphate-binding subunit/dihydrolipoyllysine-residue succinyltransferase subunit, whose amino-acid sequence MSSQSPSNSSTSTDQDGQGQNPATAFGANEWLVDEIYQQYLQDPNSVDRAWWDFFADYKPGATETPAAPAATAPVAPQAGPAQATPAAPAAAPAPAAPAAPAPAPAPAPAKPAAAPAPAKAAPAAKAPAAPAPAAVGPELITLRGPAAAVAKNMNASLEVPTATSVRAVPVKLLFDNRIVINNHLKRARGGKISFTHLIGYAMVQAIKAMPSMNYSFAEKDGKPTLVKPEHVNFGLAIDLVKPNGDRQLVVAGIKKAETLNFFEFWQAYEDIVKRARVGKLTMEDFTGVTVSLTNPGGLGTVHSVPRLMPGQSVIMGVGSMDYPAEFQGTSQDTLNKLGISKVMTLTSTYDHRVIQGAASGEFLRVVANYLLGEEGFYDDIFKALRIPYEPVRWLKDIDASHDDDVTKAARVFELIHSYRVRGHVMADTDPLEYRQRKHPDLDITEHGLTLWDLEREFAVGGFAGKSMMKLRDILGVLRDSYCRTTGVEFMHIQDPKQRKWIQDRVERSHSKPEREEQLRILRRLNAAEAFETFLQTKYVGQKRFSLEGGESVIPLLDAVIDSAAESRLDEVVIGMAHRGRLNVLANIVGKSYAQIFREFEGNLDPKSMHGSGDVKYHLGAQGTFTGLDGEQIKVSLAANPSHLEAVDPVLEGVVRAKQDVINKGGTDFTVLPVALHGDAAFAGQGVVAETLNMSQLRGYRTGGTVHIVINNQVGFTAAPESSRSSMYATDVARMIEAPIFHVNGDDPEAVVRVARLAFEFRQTFNKDVVIDLICYRRRGHNEGDNPQFTNPQMYNLIDKKRSVRKLYTESLIGRGDITLEEAEQALQDFQGQLEKVFAEVREATSAPAPAHVPDAQPEFPVAVTTAVSQEVVKRIAESQVNIPERITVHPRLMPQMQRRAASVDDGTIDWGFGETLALGSLLMEGTPVRLSGQDSRRGTFGQRHAVLVDQETGEDYTPLLYLAEDQAHYNVYDSLLSEYAAMGFEYGYSLARPDSLVIWEAQFGDFVNGAQTVVDEFISSAEQKWGQTSGVTLLLPHGYEGQGPDHSSARPERFLQMCAQDNMTIAMPTLPSNYFHLLRWQVHNPHHKPLIVFTPKSMLRLKAAASKVEEFTTGGFRPVIGDDSVNPADVRKVVFCAGKVYYDLEAERQKRGVTDTAIIRLERLYPLPGAELQAEIAKYPNAEKYLWAQEEPANQGAWPFIALNLIDHLDLAVGADIPHGERLRRISRPHSSSPAVGSAKRHQAEQQQLVNEVFDA is encoded by the coding sequence GTGTCGTCTCAGTCCCCCAGTAACTCGAGTACCTCCACCGACCAAGACGGGCAGGGTCAAAACCCTGCGACCGCCTTTGGTGCCAATGAGTGGCTCGTCGACGAGATCTACCAGCAGTACCTCCAGGACCCGAATTCGGTCGATCGTGCCTGGTGGGACTTCTTCGCCGACTACAAGCCCGGTGCCACGGAGACTCCGGCCGCCCCGGCCGCCACCGCTCCGGTCGCGCCGCAGGCGGGCCCCGCACAGGCCACGCCTGCCGCCCCGGCCGCCGCCCCGGCGCCCGCCGCCCCGGCCGCTCCGGCCCCGGCTCCGGCTCCGGCTCCGGCGAAGCCCGCCGCCGCTCCGGCGCCCGCGAAGGCCGCGCCCGCCGCCAAGGCCCCCGCGGCCCCGGCCCCCGCTGCCGTCGGTCCCGAGCTGATCACGCTGCGCGGCCCCGCCGCCGCCGTCGCGAAGAACATGAACGCCTCGCTGGAGGTGCCGACGGCCACGTCCGTCCGCGCCGTCCCGGTGAAGCTGCTCTTCGACAACCGGATCGTGATCAACAACCACCTGAAGCGCGCCCGGGGCGGGAAGATCTCCTTCACGCACCTCATCGGCTACGCGATGGTGCAGGCGATCAAGGCCATGCCGTCGATGAACTACTCCTTCGCGGAGAAGGACGGCAAGCCGACCCTGGTCAAGCCGGAGCACGTGAACTTCGGTCTCGCGATCGACCTGGTGAAGCCGAACGGCGACCGCCAGCTCGTCGTCGCGGGCATCAAGAAGGCCGAGACGCTGAACTTCTTCGAGTTCTGGCAGGCCTACGAGGACATCGTCAAGCGCGCCCGCGTCGGCAAGCTGACGATGGAGGACTTCACCGGCGTCACGGTCTCGCTGACCAACCCCGGCGGCCTCGGTACCGTCCACTCCGTGCCGCGTCTGATGCCCGGACAGTCCGTGATCATGGGCGTCGGCTCGATGGACTACCCGGCCGAGTTCCAGGGCACCTCCCAGGACACCCTGAACAAGCTGGGCATCTCCAAGGTCATGACCCTGACCTCGACGTACGACCACCGGGTCATCCAGGGTGCCGCCTCCGGCGAGTTCCTGCGGGTCGTCGCGAACTACCTCCTCGGCGAGGAGGGCTTCTACGACGACATCTTCAAGGCCCTGCGGATCCCCTACGAGCCGGTCCGCTGGCTCAAGGACATCGACGCCTCGCACGACGACGACGTCACCAAGGCCGCCCGCGTCTTCGAGCTGATCCACTCCTACCGGGTCCGCGGCCACGTCATGGCCGACACCGACCCGCTGGAGTACCGCCAGCGCAAGCACCCCGACCTGGACATCACCGAGCACGGCCTCACCCTGTGGGACCTCGAGCGTGAGTTCGCGGTCGGCGGCTTCGCCGGCAAGTCGATGATGAAGCTCCGCGACATCCTCGGCGTGCTGCGCGACTCGTACTGCCGCACCACCGGCGTCGAGTTCATGCACATCCAGGACCCGAAGCAGCGCAAGTGGATCCAGGACCGTGTGGAGCGCTCGCACTCCAAGCCGGAGCGCGAGGAGCAGCTGCGGATCCTGCGCCGCCTGAACGCGGCCGAGGCCTTCGAGACCTTCCTGCAGACCAAGTACGTCGGTCAGAAGCGGTTCTCCCTGGAGGGCGGCGAGTCCGTCATCCCGCTGCTCGACGCGGTCATCGACTCCGCCGCCGAGTCCCGCCTGGACGAGGTCGTCATCGGCATGGCCCACCGCGGCCGCCTGAACGTCCTCGCGAACATCGTGGGCAAGTCGTACGCGCAGATCTTCCGCGAGTTCGAGGGCAACCTCGACCCGAAGTCGATGCACGGCTCCGGCGACGTGAAGTACCACTTGGGCGCCCAGGGCACCTTCACCGGCCTGGACGGCGAGCAGATCAAGGTCTCGCTCGCCGCCAACCCCTCGCACCTGGAGGCGGTCGACCCGGTCCTGGAGGGTGTCGTCCGCGCCAAGCAGGACGTCATCAACAAGGGCGGCACGGACTTCACCGTCCTCCCCGTCGCCCTGCACGGTGACGCGGCCTTCGCCGGCCAGGGTGTGGTCGCCGAGACGCTGAACATGTCGCAGCTGCGCGGCTACCGCACCGGCGGCACGGTCCACATCGTCATCAACAACCAGGTCGGCTTCACCGCCGCCCCGGAGTCCTCGCGTTCCTCGATGTACGCGACCGACGTGGCCCGCATGATCGAGGCGCCGATCTTCCACGTGAACGGCGACGACCCGGAGGCCGTGGTCCGCGTCGCGCGGCTCGCCTTCGAGTTCCGCCAGACGTTCAACAAGGACGTCGTGATCGACCTCATCTGCTACCGCCGCCGCGGTCACAACGAGGGCGACAACCCGCAGTTCACCAACCCGCAGATGTACAACCTGATCGACAAGAAGCGTTCGGTGCGCAAGCTGTACACCGAGTCGCTGATCGGTCGCGGCGACATCACGCTGGAAGAGGCGGAGCAGGCGCTCCAGGACTTCCAGGGCCAGCTGGAGAAGGTCTTCGCGGAGGTCCGCGAGGCCACCTCGGCGCCGGCCCCGGCGCACGTCCCGGACGCCCAGCCAGAGTTCCCGGTCGCCGTCACCACCGCGGTCTCCCAGGAGGTCGTGAAGCGGATCGCCGAGTCGCAGGTCAACATCCCGGAGCGGATCACGGTCCACCCGCGTCTGATGCCGCAGATGCAGCGCCGCGCGGCCTCCGTCGACGACGGCACCATCGACTGGGGCTTCGGCGAGACCCTCGCCCTCGGCTCGCTGCTGATGGAGGGCACCCCGGTCCGGCTGTCCGGCCAGGACTCCCGCCGCGGCACCTTCGGTCAGCGGCACGCGGTCCTGGTGGACCAGGAGACCGGCGAGGACTACACCCCGCTGCTCTACCTGGCCGAGGACCAGGCCCACTACAACGTCTACGACTCGCTGCTCAGCGAGTACGCGGCGATGGGCTTCGAGTACGGCTACTCGCTGGCCCGCCCGGACTCCCTGGTCATCTGGGAGGCCCAGTTCGGTGACTTCGTCAACGGCGCGCAGACCGTCGTCGACGAGTTCATCTCCTCGGCCGAGCAGAAGTGGGGCCAGACCTCCGGCGTCACGCTGCTCCTGCCGCACGGCTACGAGGGCCAGGGACCGGACCACTCGTCCGCGCGCCCGGAGCGCTTCCTCCAGATGTGCGCGCAGGACAACATGACGATCGCCATGCCGACCCTGCCGTCAAACTACTTCCACCTGCTGCGCTGGCAGGTCCACAACCCGCACCACAAGCCGCTCATCGTCTTCACCCCGAAGTCGATGCTGCGTCTGAAGGCCGCGGCGTCGAAGGTGGAGGAGTTCACCACCGGCGGCTTCCGCCCGGTGATCGGCGACGACTCCGTCAACCCGGCCGACGTCCGCAAGGTCGTCTTCTGCGCCGGCAAGGTCTACTACGACCTGGAGGCCGAGCGGCAGAAGCGCGGTGTCACGGACACGGCGATCATCCGTCTGGAGCGCCTGTACCCGCTGCCGGGTGCCGAGCTCCAGGCCGAGATCGCCAAGTACCCGAACGCCGAGAAGTACCTGTGGGCGCAGGAGGAGCCGGCGAACCAGGGTGCGTGGCCGTTCATCGCGCTGAACCTGATCGACCACCTGGACCTGGCGGTCGGCGCCGACATCCCGCACGGCGAGCGCCTGCGTCGGATCTCGCGTCCGCACTCCTCGTCCCCGGCGGTCGGCTCGGCCAAGCGCCACCAGGCCGAGCAGCAGCAGCTGGTCAACGAGGTCTTCGACGCCTGA
- the fxsT gene encoding FxSxx-COOH system tetratricopeptide repeat protein has protein sequence MAEQRSGGGAAAEYGGRATPGHVLVVFPGYHRPWSAWIGQRLEAHGVRTTALRWDPPRESALEDSLGDLLLARGQVLLVLDDWFFQLGPRAAGEWNDVLRGFVAANAERFAAVNLTNRTLLPATAVLEPVSLWGVGEEEAEARLLSRLGIEPRRSAGRRVPAGALVRYPETPPDIWGEVPRRNPRFTGRDDLLTELQERLMDAERGSAACTLLGMSGIGKTQIAAEYAHRFSPDYDVIWWVNSDDRNIQRDRFGELATELRLPTGNDPGERIRAVREALRRGDPHSRWLIIFDGWDDTDGANVLLPQGPGHVLITSRNRGWGDHTDILEVPSFDRAESTAYLMRRAPHISAPEADEVAAEFGDVPLPLVQAAAWLGESGMEVPEYLRMVRDGRLSTVDEPSGDGFPNASLTSWSILINRLRRAQPQAIDVLSLCASFAPGRIPLGIVRAFPQADLPEDLRWMVTDLPAWTRALDTLVNYSVLSRESRGPVTNVEVGPHQESVHMHRLVHDIVARLTDGEHREAHRKAVRTLLAEADPGNPMDSRHWPRYAELLPHLEPSGALASRNPRVQTAVLNCLRYCFRSSEHRAGIRLAEKIRDHWSRFMDPVSPEMLELTTQESYILRAFGRFRDAYELDIAVRDRLNAAETRDELGSLRSAVSIASDLRFLGQYQESERIQREAYMEAQRLLGENEFLTLVAGHNLGVVLRMLGRYREAYDQDVASLARSENVLRTRHAHTLNSSNAVAQDLRLLGNYREALARQEANVRVHVQVLGPQHLQTLYARAQLALCRRREGGFQQDLGATMASLLEQQEQVHGRAHYSTLSSINNYANYLREHGDLDHARELSSEAEAGYRTLLGPAHPVATGVLANTALVMQASGERADALAMLEGALAGLTASLGPDHPWALGCALNATAARNFNGRVADAAELSRETLRRARHTLGNEHPLTLSCQVALATDLRGLREVEEAGKLEEDALLTLTRTLGAQHPHTLSARQRNRPYWDFEANLG, from the coding sequence ATGGCGGAACAGCGGTCGGGTGGCGGCGCAGCGGCGGAGTACGGAGGAAGGGCCACGCCTGGGCATGTCCTCGTGGTCTTCCCCGGCTACCACCGCCCGTGGTCGGCCTGGATCGGCCAGCGCCTCGAAGCCCACGGGGTGCGCACCACGGCCCTGCGCTGGGACCCCCCGCGCGAGTCGGCGCTGGAGGACTCCCTCGGCGACCTGCTGCTCGCCCGCGGGCAGGTCCTGCTCGTCCTCGACGACTGGTTCTTCCAGCTCGGCCCCCGCGCCGCCGGCGAATGGAACGACGTGCTGCGCGGCTTCGTCGCCGCCAACGCCGAACGGTTCGCCGCCGTCAACCTGACCAACCGCACGCTCCTCCCGGCCACCGCCGTCCTCGAACCGGTCAGCCTCTGGGGCGTCGGCGAGGAGGAGGCGGAGGCGCGGCTGCTCAGCAGGCTCGGCATCGAACCGCGCCGCTCGGCGGGCCGCCGCGTCCCGGCCGGGGCGCTGGTGCGCTACCCGGAGACGCCGCCCGACATCTGGGGCGAGGTCCCGCGCCGCAACCCCCGCTTCACCGGCCGAGACGACCTGCTCACCGAGCTACAGGAACGGCTGATGGACGCCGAGCGCGGCAGCGCCGCCTGCACCCTGCTCGGCATGTCCGGCATCGGCAAGACCCAGATCGCCGCCGAGTACGCCCACCGCTTCAGCCCCGACTACGACGTCATCTGGTGGGTCAACTCCGACGACCGCAACATCCAGCGCGACCGCTTCGGCGAACTCGCCACCGAACTGCGTCTGCCCACCGGCAACGACCCCGGTGAGCGCATCCGCGCCGTCCGCGAAGCCCTGCGCCGCGGCGACCCGCACAGCCGCTGGCTGATCATCTTCGACGGCTGGGACGACACCGACGGCGCCAACGTGCTGCTGCCCCAGGGCCCCGGCCATGTGCTCATCACCTCCCGCAACCGCGGCTGGGGCGACCACACCGACATCCTCGAAGTCCCCAGCTTCGACCGTGCCGAGTCCACCGCCTACCTCATGCGCCGCGCCCCGCACATCTCCGCGCCCGAGGCCGACGAGGTCGCCGCCGAGTTCGGCGACGTGCCCCTGCCGCTCGTCCAGGCCGCCGCCTGGCTCGGCGAGTCCGGCATGGAGGTTCCCGAGTATCTGCGCATGGTCCGCGACGGACGGCTCTCCACCGTCGACGAGCCCTCCGGCGACGGCTTCCCCAACGCCTCCCTCACCTCCTGGTCGATACTGATCAACCGGCTCCGACGCGCCCAGCCGCAGGCCATCGACGTCCTCAGCCTGTGTGCCTCCTTCGCCCCCGGCCGCATCCCCCTCGGTATCGTGCGCGCCTTTCCGCAGGCGGACCTCCCCGAGGACCTCCGCTGGATGGTCACCGACCTGCCCGCCTGGACCCGCGCCCTGGACACCCTTGTCAATTACTCGGTGCTCAGCCGCGAGTCACGCGGGCCGGTCACCAACGTCGAGGTGGGGCCGCACCAGGAGTCCGTGCACATGCACCGGCTCGTCCACGACATCGTCGCCCGGCTCACCGACGGCGAACACCGCGAGGCCCACCGCAAGGCCGTCCGTACCCTCCTCGCCGAGGCCGACCCCGGCAACCCCATGGACAGCCGGCACTGGCCCCGGTATGCCGAACTCCTGCCGCACCTGGAGCCGTCCGGCGCCCTCGCCAGCCGGAACCCGCGCGTCCAGACCGCCGTGCTCAACTGCCTGCGCTACTGCTTCCGCAGCTCCGAGCACCGAGCCGGAATCCGCCTGGCGGAGAAGATCCGGGACCACTGGTCCAGGTTCATGGACCCGGTCAGCCCCGAGATGCTGGAACTCACCACGCAGGAGAGCTACATCCTGCGCGCCTTCGGCCGGTTCCGGGACGCGTACGAACTCGACATCGCCGTCCGTGACCGGCTGAACGCCGCCGAGACCAGGGACGAGCTGGGCTCCCTCCGGTCCGCCGTCTCCATCGCCAGCGACCTGCGCTTCCTCGGCCAGTACCAGGAGTCGGAACGGATCCAGCGCGAGGCGTACATGGAGGCCCAACGGCTCCTCGGCGAGAACGAGTTCCTCACCCTCGTCGCCGGTCACAACCTCGGCGTCGTGCTGCGCATGCTCGGCCGGTACCGGGAGGCGTACGACCAGGACGTCGCCTCGCTGGCCCGCAGCGAGAACGTGCTCCGCACCCGGCACGCCCACACCCTCAACTCCAGCAACGCCGTCGCCCAGGACCTGCGCCTGCTCGGCAACTACCGGGAGGCGCTCGCCCGCCAGGAGGCCAACGTACGGGTGCACGTCCAGGTCCTCGGGCCGCAGCACCTGCAGACCCTCTACGCCCGCGCCCAGCTCGCGCTCTGCCGCCGCCGTGAGGGCGGCTTCCAGCAGGACCTCGGAGCCACCATGGCCAGCCTGCTCGAACAGCAGGAGCAGGTGCACGGCCGCGCCCACTACTCCACGCTCTCCTCCATCAACAACTACGCCAACTACCTGCGCGAGCACGGCGACCTGGACCATGCCAGGGAGCTCAGCAGCGAGGCCGAGGCCGGCTACCGTACGCTCCTCGGCCCCGCCCACCCCGTCGCCACCGGCGTCCTCGCCAACACCGCGCTCGTCATGCAGGCCTCCGGCGAACGCGCCGACGCCCTGGCCATGCTGGAGGGCGCGCTCGCCGGTCTGACCGCCTCCCTCGGCCCCGATCACCCCTGGGCCCTCGGCTGCGCCCTCAACGCCACCGCCGCCCGCAACTTCAACGGACGGGTCGCCGACGCCGCCGAACTCAGCCGGGAGACCCTGCGCCGCGCCCGGCACACGCTCGGCAACGAGCACCCGCTCACCCTGTCCTGCCAGGTGGCGCTCGCCACCGACCTGCGCGGTCTGCGCGAGGTCGAGGAGGCGGGGAAGCTGGAGGAGGACGCCCTGCTCACCCTCACCAGGACCCTGGGCGCCCAGCATCCGCACACCCTGTCGGCGCGCCAGCGCAACCGCCCCTACTGGGACTTCGAGGCCAACCTCGGCTGA
- a CDS encoding HAMP domain-containing sensor histidine kinase: MSRRGPRPERRGRRRILISIKTKLGTLVVGAVLLTSGLALVAIRTSTEFRYITIFAMIATLLITQFVAQSLTAPLDEMTTVAGSISRGDFSRRVRGADRRDELGDLASTINRMADDLEAVDRNRKELVANVSHELRTPIAALRAVLENVVDGVSEADPETMRTALKQSERLGRLVETLLDLSRLDNGVVTLKARRFEVWPYLSGVLREANLAASQRGLSSTSGLHNRTDVHLHLDVSPPELTAHADAERLHQVMANLIDNAVKHSPPHGRVTVRARRGPWPDSLALEVEDEGPGIPEALRHTVFERFNRGQVPAQPGPGSDGGTGLGLAIARWAVDLHGGEIGVAESSRGCRIQVTLPGSLPARD; the protein is encoded by the coding sequence ATGAGCCGACGGGGGCCGCGCCCCGAGCGCCGCGGCAGGCGCCGGATCCTGATCTCGATCAAGACCAAGCTGGGAACGCTGGTCGTCGGGGCGGTCCTGCTCACCTCGGGCCTGGCCCTGGTGGCGATACGCACCTCCACGGAGTTCCGCTACATCACGATCTTCGCGATGATCGCGACCCTCCTGATCACCCAGTTCGTGGCGCAGTCCCTGACGGCGCCGCTGGACGAGATGACCACCGTGGCGGGGTCGATCTCACGCGGCGACTTCAGCCGCCGTGTGCGCGGCGCGGACCGCCGCGACGAACTGGGCGACCTCGCCTCGACGATCAACCGCATGGCGGACGACCTGGAGGCCGTCGACCGGAACCGCAAGGAGCTGGTCGCCAATGTCTCGCACGAGCTGCGCACCCCCATCGCCGCGCTCCGCGCGGTCCTGGAGAACGTCGTGGACGGGGTCTCCGAGGCCGATCCGGAGACCATGCGGACGGCACTGAAGCAGTCCGAGCGGCTCGGCCGGCTGGTGGAGACCCTGCTCGACCTGTCACGTCTTGACAACGGTGTCGTCACGCTCAAGGCACGACGTTTCGAGGTGTGGCCGTACCTCTCGGGAGTGCTCCGGGAGGCCAATCTGGCCGCGTCCCAGCGCGGCCTCTCCTCCACGTCCGGCCTGCACAACCGTACGGACGTCCATCTGCACCTCGATGTGTCGCCGCCCGAGCTGACCGCGCACGCGGACGCGGAGCGGCTGCACCAGGTGATGGCGAACCTCATCGACAACGCGGTGAAGCACTCGCCGCCGCACGGCCGCGTGACCGTACGGGCCAGGCGCGGGCCGTGGCCGGACTCCCTGGCGCTCGAGGTCGAGGACGAGGGCCCCGGCATCCCGGAGGCGCTGCGGCACACGGTCTTCGAGCGGTTCAACCGTGGCCAGGTGCCGGCCCAGCCCGGTCCGGGCAGCGACGGCGGTACGGGGCTCGGACTGGCGATCGCCCGCTGGGCGGTGGATCTGCACGGCGGGGAGATCGGAGTGGCCGAATCGTCACGCGGCTGCCGGATCCAGGTCACTCTTCCGGGAAGCCTTCCGGCGCGGGATTGA